The nucleotide window AGACCGAACTGTCTCACGACGTTCTGAACCCAGCTCGCGTGCCACTTTAATGGGCGAACAGCCCAACCCTTGGGACCTTCTCCAGCCCCAGGATGTGACGAGCCGACATCGAGGTGCCAAACCCCCCCGTCGATATGAGCTCTTGGGGGAGATCAGCCTGTTATCCCCGGAGTACCTTTTATCCTTTGAGCGATGGCCCTTCCATGCGGAACCACCGGATCACTATGCTCTTGTTTCCAACCTGATCGACCTGTATGTCTCTCAGTCAAGCACCCTTATGCCATTGCACTCTACGCACGGTTACCAAGCGTGCTGAGGGTACCTTTAGAAGCCTCCGTTACTCTTTTGGAGGCGACCACCCCAGTCAAACTACCCACCAAGCACTGTCCTCATCTCTGAGTTAGACTCTAGATAAGCAAAGGGTGGTATTTCAAGGATGACTCCACAACGCCTAGCGACGCTGCTTCGATGTCTCCCACCTATCCTACACATTACTTATCCAAAGCCAATACTAAGCTATAGTAAAGGTTCACGGGGTCTTTTCGTCCCGCTGCGGGTAATCGGCATCTTCACCGATACTACAATTTCACCGAGCTCATGGCTGAGACAGTGTCCAGATCGTTGCACCATTCGTGCAGGTCGGAACTTACCCGACAAGGAATTTCGCTACCTTAGGACCGTTATAGTTACGGCCGCCGTTTACTGGGGCTTCATTTCAGATCTTCGCCGAAGCTAAACCCTCCACTTAACCTTCCAGCACCGGGCAGGTGTCAGGCCTTATACATCATCTTTCAATTTAGCAAAGCCCTGTGTTTTTGATAAACAGTCGCCTGGACCTTTTCACTGCGGCCCATCCGAAGATGGGCGACGCTTCTCCCGAAGTTACGCGTCTATTTTGCCTAGTTCCTTAGCCATGAATCTCTCGAGCACCTTAGAATTCTCATCCCAACTACCTGTGTCGGTTTACGGTACGGGTTCTTATAATCTGAAGCTTAGAGGTTTTTCTTGGAAGCCTTTAGGCACACTATCCACTCGTCCGAAGATTTGTGGTACTATCGACTTTCTCCAAAACCTGCGGATTTACCTACAAGTCCTATAAATACAGTCTTCAACGTACTATTCCGTCAGTACGCGGTGCTTTCAATACTCCGTCACCCCATCGCAATTATAAGAAGTACAGGAATATTAACCTGTTATCCATCGACTACTCCCTTCGGATTCGCCTTAGGACCCGACTAACCCTCAGCTGATTAGCATCGCTGAGGAAACCTTAGTCTTTCGGTGTGCGGGTTTCTCGCCCGCATTATCGTTACTTATGCCTACATTTTCTTTTGTAATCACTCCAGCATACCTCACAGTACACCTTCTACGCAGATTACAATGCTCCCCTACCACTTTTACAAGTCCATAGCTTCGGTAATATGTTTATGCCCGATTATTATCCATGCTCGTCCGCTCGACTAGTGAGCTGTTACGCACTCTTTAAATGAATGGCTGCTTCCAAGCCAACATCCTAGCTGTCTGGGCAGACAAACCTCGTTTTTTCAACTTAACATATATTTGGGGACCTTAGCTGATGGTCTGGGTTCTTTCCCTCTCGGACATGGACCTTAGCACCCATGCCCTCACTGCTGAGAAACATTTTATAGCATTCGGAGTTTGTCAGGAATTGGTAGGCGGTGAAGCCCCCGCATCCAATCAGTAGCTCTACCTCTATAAAACTTTTACTCAACGCTGCACCTAAATGCATTTCGGGGAGTACGAGCTATTTCCGAGTTTGATTGGCCTTTCACCCCTACCCACAGGTCATCCAAAGACTTTTCAACGTCAACTGGTTCGGTCCTCCACTATGTGTTACCACAGCTTCAACCTGCCCATGGGTAGATCACTCGGTTTCGCGTCTACTACTACTAACTAAAGCGCCCTATTCAGACTCGCTTTCGCTACGGCTCCATGTCTTAAACATTTAACCTTGCTAGAAACAGTAACTCGTAGGCTCATTATGCAAAAGGCACGCCGTCACACATAAATGTGCTCCGACCGCTTGTAAGCGCACGGTTTCAGGTTCTCTTTCACTCCCTTACTTAGGGTTCTTTTCACCTTTCCCTCACGGTACTAGTTCACTATCGGTCTCTCAGGAGTATTTAGCCTTACCGGATGGTCCCGGTGGATTCATACAGGATTACACGTGTCCCGCACTACTCAGGATACCACTATCAATATCTTCAATTACTTTTACGGGACTATCACCCTCTTTGGTCTGTCTTTCCAAACAGTTCTAATTCTATCAGTATTGAATATCGTGGTCCTACAACCCCAATATTGCCGTAACAACATTGGTTTGGGCTAATCCGCGTTCGCTCGCCACTACTAACGGAATCACTTTTGTTTTCTCTTCCTCCGGTTACTTAGATGTTTCAGTTCACCGGGTTTGCCTGCTTTCGCATACTATGTCTTCAACATAGTGGGTTGCCCCATTCGGATATTTACGGATTATAAGGTATGTGCCCCTCCCCGTAACTTTTCGCAGCTTATCACGTCCTTCATCGCCTCTGAGAGCCTAGGCATCCGCCATGCGCTCTTACTTAACTTATTGTACTTTTTGCTACAGTATTACTACTGCAACGAGCTCTTTTATATTTTTATAAAAAATTGTCTAAAATATCTCTATTTTAAACTCTCTATCTTTTTGATTCTTACGATATCATTTTACCAATATGTCAATGAACTTTATCTGCTCTCGCAAATTGTGGAGAATATCGGAGTCGAACCGATGACCTCTTGCGTGCAAGGCAAGCGCTCTAGCCAGCTGAGCTAATCCCCCATATACTAGATGTTAGTATATAGTAGTTAGTAGTTAGTACTTAACTACTACTCGAACTTCTAGAATTTCCTTTATATTAAACTTTTAGTAGTCCCGGGCAGACTCGAACTGCCGACCTCTACATTATCAGTGTAGCGCTCTAACCAGCTGAGCTACGAGACTATAATAGCTTTAATATAATATATTTTAAAATTAACAGCAAAGAGTAAAAATTACCTTTTGTAACTCACCATCTTTCTCTAGAAAGGAGGTGTTCCAGCCGCACCTTCCGGTACGGCTACCTTGTTACGACTTAGCCCTAGTTACCAGTTTTACCCTAGGCGGCTCCTTACGGTGACCGACTTCAGGCACCCCCAGCTTCCATGGCTTGACGGGCGGTGTGTACAAGGCCCGGGAACGTATTCACCGGATCATGGCTGATATCCGATTACTAGCGATTCCAGCTTCACGGAGTCGAGTTGCAGACTCCGATCCGAACTGTGATATGGTTTATAGATTCGCTCTCTGTTGCCAGATGGCTGCTCATTGTCCATACCATTGTAGCACGTGTGTGGCCCAGGACGTAAGGGCCGTGATGATTTGACGTCATCCCCACCTTCCTCTCGGTTTGCACCGGCAGTCTCGTTAGAGTCCCCATCTTTACATGCTGGCAACTAACGACAAGGGTTGCGCTCGTTATAGGACTTAACCTGACACCTCACGGCACGAGCTGACGACAACCATGCAGCACCTTGTAATCTGTCCGAAGAAAACTCTATCTCTAAAGCTGTCAGACTACATTTAAGCCCTGGTAAGGTTCCTCGCGTATCATCGAATTAAACCACATGCTCCACCGCTTGTGCGGGCCCCCGTCAATTCCTTTGAGTTTCAATCTTGCGATCGTACTCCCCAGGTGGGACACTTATCACTTTCGCTTAGTCACTGAGCTAATGCCCAACAACTAGTGTCCATCGTTTACGGCGTGGACTACCAGGGTATCTAATCCTGTTCGCTCCCCACGCTTTCGTCCATGAGCGTCAGTACATACGTAGTAGACTGCCTTCGCAATCGGTATTCTGTGTAATATCTATGCATTTCACCGCTACACTACACATTCTATCTACTTCCATATGACTCAAGTCAACCAGTATCAAAGGCAGTTCCATAGTTAAGCTATGGGATTTCACCTCTGACTTAATTGACCGCCTGCGGACCCTTTAAACCCAATGATTCCGGATAACGCTCGGACCCTCCGTATTACCGCGGCTGCTGGCACGGAGTTAGCCGGTCCTTATTCTTACAGTACCGTCAAGCTGCTACACGTAGCAGTGTTTCTTCCTGTATAAAAGCAGTTTACAACCCATAGGGCAGTCTTCCTGCACGCGGCATGGCTGGGTCAGAGTTACCTCCATTGCCCAATATTCCTCACTGCTGCCTCCCGTAGGAGTCTGGTCCGTGTCTCAGTACCAGTGTGGGGGATCTCCCTCTCAGGACCCCTACCTATCGAAGTCTTGGTAAGCCGTTACCTTACCAACTAACTAATAGGACGCATAGTCATCTTTTACCGATAAATCTTTAATTACAAAGTGATGCCACTTCGCAATACTATGGGATATTAATCTTCATTTCTAAAGGCTATCCCCCTGTAAAAGGTAGATTCTATACGCGTTACGCACCCGTGCGCCGGTCGTCATCTAGTGCAAGCACTAATGTTACCCCTCGACTTGCATGTGTTAAGCCTGCCGCTAGCGTTCATCCTGAGCCAGGATCAAACTCTTCATTGTATATTTTAAATAATATGAATGAATAAGTTTCAAAAGAATTACATTAATCTAAACTAATGTGGTTATTCTACTCTTTGTTTACGCTGTCAATTTCAATATTTTCAATGAACTTATTTGAACTAAAAATTAAATATCTCTCAACCTAATCTTAATATCAAACTCTGTAGAAATGATAGAATCGAACTATCTAAAATTGTTAAATCTTATTCCAAAATCTCTCTGAACGTTTTCGCTGTTTTTGTTAGCGGGTGCAAATATATAAACTATTTTAATTCTGACAATAAAAAAATAAATTATTTTTAATTTTATTTTTTAACCCCTAAAAACTTGAACTTTTTTCCGAAAAAATCGGACTGCAAAGATACTACTAAATAACTTTACAAACCTAATTAAATTTGAAAAAATTTTAAACCAAATCAAAACTTAAATCCCCCTCAAAAAAAAACCAAAAACAACATCTCAATGAACTAAACTAACATACTCATATTTCCGTTAGCGGGTGCAAATATACAACTCATTTCTATTCCCACAACTATTTATCAATAAAAAATAAAACCTTTTTTGAAACTAAATCACAAACCTCTCAAAACATGAAACTTATAACAATAAAAAAAATGAAAAATCTGGAAAGAAAATAAAACAACTTCGTCAAAAATGATTTATTATCTATATTTCTACAATCTCTCAAAGTAATGTAATCATCAAGATCCATTTTAGAACTAAATTATACTCTAAAAAACATGGTTATATTAAGTATACATATATATTGTATTAAAAATTGTTTTCTAATATCTTTGCAGTTCAAATTTAAGACGATAAATGATTAAGATTACTTTACCAGATGGAAGTATTAAGGAGTTTGAAAAAAATAGCACTCCTTTTGACGTAGCTAAAAGCATAAGTGAAGGATTGGCGAGAAATATTATTTCTGCTAGTTTTAATGGAATAACAGTTGAAACCACTACCCCATTAACCACAGATGGATCTTTAATACTTTATACGTTTAATGACAACGAAGGTAAAAAAGCTTTTTGGCATTCTTCTGCTCACGTTTTAGCTGAAGCCATATTAAGTTTTCATCCAAATGCAAAGTTAACTATTGGACCTGCCATTGATAATGGGTTCTATTATGACTTAGATTTAGGTGAAGAAACAATTTCAGAAAAAGATTTTTCAGCTATTGAAAAGAAGTTTCTAGAGATTGCAAGAGGAAAACATCAATTTAAAATGAGAGAAGTATCTAAAGCAGATGCTTTGTCATTATATAAAGAAGAGAATAATCCATATAAAGTTGAGTTAATCGAAAACTTAACAGATGGAGATATTACTTTTTGCGACCATAGCAATTTTACAGACTTATGTAGGGGAGGTCATATTCCAAATACAGGCATCATTAAAGCAATCAAAATAATGAATGTTGCTGGCGCCTATTGGAGAGGTGATGAAAAGAATAATCAGTTAACTCGTGTTTACGGAATAAGTTTCCCTAAACAAAAAATGCTAACTGAATACCTAGAATTATTAGAAGAGGCAAAAAAACGCGATCATAGGAAACTAGGTAAAGAATTAGAATTATTTACCTTCTCTCAAAAAGTTGGTGCAGGTTTACCTTTATGGCTACCAAAAGGAGCTGCTTTACGTGAACGTTTACAAAATTTCCTAAAAGCTGCTCAGAAAAAAGCAGGTTATGAAATGGTGATGACACCACATATTGGTCAGAAAGAATTATATGTAACCTCTGGTCATTACGAAAAATATGGTGAAGATAGTTTTCAGGCAATAAAAACCCCTAAAATGGATGAGGAGTTTTTACTAAAACCAATGAACTGCCCTCATCACTGTGAAGTATACAACTTTAAACCTTATTCATATAAAGATTTACCAAAACGATTTGCAGAATTTGGTACTGTATATAGGTATGAACAAAGTGGAGAATTGCATGGTTTAACAAGAGTAAGAGGTTTTACACAAGATGATGCTCATATCTTTTGTACTCCAGAACAATTAGATCAAGAATTCAAAGAAGTAATAGATTTAGTGCTTTATGTTTTCGGTTCTTTAGGATTTGAAGATTTTACAGCACAGGTTTCTATTAGAGACATGGATAACCTCGATAAATATATAGGTGATGTTGAAACTTGGGAAATTGCAGAAAATGCCATTATCTCTGCAGCAAAAGATAAAGGATTAGATTATGTAATTGAAGAAGGTGAAGCTGCTTTTTACGGTCCTAAATTAGACTTTATGGTTAAAGATGCATTAGGTAGAAGTTGGCAATTAGGTACAATTCAGGTTGATTACAATTTACCTAAACGTTTTGATTTAACGTATACAGGCTCTGACAATCAATCTCACAGACCAGTAATGATTCATAGAGCACCATTTGGATCTATGGAACGATTCATTGCTGTATTGCTAGAGCATACAGGTGGTAATTTCCCACTTTGGTTAACTCCAGAGCAAGTTATTATACTGCCAATCAGCGATAAATATCAAAAATATACCGAAAAAGTTTTAGAATCGTTAGAAAATTCCGAAATTCGCGCCCTCGTAGACGACAGAAGTGAAAAAACCGGCCGTAAAATACGAGATGCAGAAGTGAGTAAAATACCTTTTATGGTTATTGTGGGAGAGAAAGAAGAACAAGATGGCACAGTTTCTGTAAGAAAACATGGAGAAGGTGATATTGGAACTTTTACAATTGAAGAATTTAAATCTTTAATTAAGGAAGAAGAAAGTAAAACATTAAAGAAATTTAAGTAAATTTGAATTTCATCAAAAAAATAAAAAACTGGAAAACAGTTATACGTTAAATTTAAAATTATAAGTCATAGCAATTAGAAGAAGCAGGTCTAGAAGACCATTAAGAGTAATCAAAGAAGATCAACACAGAATTAACGACAAAATTAAATATGTTGATGAAGTTCGTGTGGTTGGAGACAATGTAGAAGTTGGTGTATATCCTTTAGCAAAAGCTAAAGAGATGGCAAGAGAACAAGAATTAGATTTAGTTGAAATTTCACCTAAAGCAAAACCTCCTGTTTGTAAAATTATTGATTACAAGAAGTTCTTGTATGAGCAGAAAAAACGTGAAAAAGCTTTAAAATCTAAAGCAACCAAAGTTACCATTAAGGAAATACGTTTTGGACCTCAAACTGATGAGCATGATTATGAATTTAAAAAGAAACATGCAATTAAGTTCTTACAAGATGGGGCTAAATTAAAAGCTTTCGTTTTCTTTAAAGGACGATCAATTATCTTTAAAGAGCAAGGGCAAATTTTATTACTAAAATTAGCTCAAGAATTAGAAGATTATGGTAAAGTAGAGCAATTACCAAAATTAGAAGGTAAACGTATGATTATGTTTATTGCTCCTAAAAAATCAAAATAAAAAGTTCTTAAAGAACTAAAGGTTTAGAGTTTAAAAGTTTAGTAAAATAAACTTTTAAACTTTTTGAGTCTTTACAAATTAAGAAAAACAATATTAAGCAAGTTAAAACGAAGGAGAAATGCCTAAAATGAAAACAAAATCTAGTGCCAAAAAACGATTTAAAGTTACAGGTACTGGTAAAATCAAAAGAAAGCACGCGTTTAAAAGTCACATCTTAACAAAGAAGTCTAAAAAACGTAAATTAAAGCTAACTCATGATACTTTAGTACACAAGTCTGATGAGCCTAGCATTAAGCAAATGTTAAACTTAAAATAACTAGTTTAACCAGGGAATTTAATTATTAACCATGGAGTTAGGCCTAAACAAAAGTATTCTTAACAGAATCGCCTACTACAAAACACATTGAAATTATGCCAAGATCAGTAAATTCAGTAGCCTCAAGAAATAGAAGAAAAAAAATCTTGAAGGCAGCAAAAGGTTACTTTGGACGTAGAAAAAACGTTTATACAGTAGCAAAAAACGCGGTTGAAAAAGGTATGCTATATGCATATAGAGACCGTAAAAACAATAAGAGAAACTTCCGTTCTTTATGGATAACGCGTATTAACGCTGCAGCTCGTTTAAACGGAATGTCTTACTCACAGTTTATGGGTAAAGTTAAAGCTAACAATATTCAGTTAAATCGTAAGGTTTTAGCAGATTTAGCAGTTAACAACCCAGACGCTTTTAAGGCAGTTGTAGAGAAAATCAAATAAATAATAATACTTGCTTATAACAAAAACCCAAACGTAACGTTTGGGTTTTTTTAATACATTTACATTTTAAAGTACACCTAATGAAATCAAGAATATTAACATTACTATTTATATTAACAAGCGTAACATTTTTTGCTCAAGAAGAAGTAAAAGAAGATAATTCTATTAAAGGACAGTTTGATAAAATTTACAGAACATCTACCACTTATCAGGTTTACAAAGTAATTTCAAAAGAAAAATACGAAAAGTTAAAAGCTAATGTTTTAGATTCATTGCGTAAATCCGAAAAAACGATTTCTGAGAAAGACAATTTGTTAAAATCAGAAAGAAATAGTATTGAAAAACTAAATACAGATTTAGAAAAAACTAAAGAAGAACTAGAATTAGCTTTAGCTAAAGAAAACTCAATATCATTATTAGGTTTTCAAGTTAGTAAAGTTACCTATAACTTAGTTTTATGGTTAATTATAATAGTACTAGCTTTAGCATTAGCTTTCTTTGTTTTTAAATTTTCTAAAAGTCATATTTTAACAAAAGAAGCAAAAGAAAATTTAGAAACTGTAGAAGAAGACTTCGAAAATCATCGTAAGAAATCTTTAGAAAGAGAGCAGAAACTAAGAAGACAATTACAAGACGAAATTAATAAGCAAAGAAATAGTTAAGCTTATCAATTTTATCCTTCAATAATTCTTTAACCCTTTTTGATTTTTAATGATAATTATACATCAAAATTCATTATTCGTATCTTAAATTTATTAGTATCGTAATTTTAATGTGCTTTGTTAAATCGTAAAAGTTTTTGTATTAGTTAATTAGTATTTACTTATCTTAAGGGTCGTAAACCAACTAACTTAAAAACTTTTTACAAACCTTATGAAAGCCCTTTTTTTTACAAGAGAATTTCCTCCTTATGTTTATGGAGGTGCAGGTGTTCATGTAGAATATTTAGCAGATGAATTATCTAAATTAATGAAGGTTGATGTTCGTTCTTTTGGAGATCAAGATGAGAACCAACCCAATTTAAATGTAAAAGGTTTTCCATATGAAAATGCGCTTTTCAATGATTCCGATTCTAAGCTAAAAGCCGTTTTTCAAACTCTTAGCACCAATTTACAAATGAATGCAGAAGCTATAGATGCAGATGTTGTGCATTGCCATACTTGGTATGCACATTTTGCAGGTATTGTTGCCAAGCTTTGTTATGGTGTACCCTTAGTTATTACAACACATTCTTTAGAACCACTTCGTCCTTGGAAGAGAGAACAGCTAGGTAATGGTTATGACGCTTCTTCTTGGATAGAAAAAACAGCCATTGAAATGGCTGATGCACTTATTGCTGTATCTGAAGAAACTAAAGAAGACGTTTTAAAACATTTTAATGTTGATGAAGAAAAAGTTAAAGTAATTTACAATGGCATTAATTTACAAGAGTATGTGACTACCTCTGAAACAGATACTTTAGACGAATACAAAATTGATAAAACAAAGCCTTATCTTCTTTTTGTTGGTAGAATAACAAGACAAAAAGGGATTATACATTTAGTAAATGCTATAAAATACATAAATCCAGAAACTCAAATTGTACTTTGTGCTGGTGCTCCAGACACTAAAGAAATTGGAGAAGAAATGGAATCTGCAGTCAATGAAGTTCAGAAAACACGTAAAAACGTTATTTGGATTGATAAGATGGTTACCAAAAAAGAAATTATTCAATTATACTCACATGCAGCAGTATTCTGTTGCCCATCTATTTACGAACCCTTTGGAATTATAAATATTGAAGCAATGGCTTGTGATACAGCTGTTGTTGCGAGTGCAGTAGGTGGTATTAAAGAAGTAGTTGTTCATAATGAAACAGGTCTACTAATTCCTGTAGAACAACAAACATCTGCACCCTTTGAACCTGTGAATCCAGATAAATTTGCAAAAGATTTGGCTGAGGGTGTTAACACACTAATCCAAAATCCTGAGTTAAGAGAGTCTATGGCTAAAAAGGGTAGAGAAAGAGTAGAACAATATTTTGATTGGATAGCAATTGCAAAACAAGTAGAAGCATTATATAAAACATTAAAAAAGTAAATTGAAATGATAAACAACAAAGTACTTGGTATTATTTTAGGAGGTGGACAAGGTTCTAGATTATATCCATTAACTAAAGACAGATCTAAACCAGCTGTGCCAATTGCTGGTAAATACAGGTTAGTAGATATCCCAATCTCTAACTGTATTAATTCAGATATTAAAAGAATGTATGTTTTAACTCAATTTAATTCAGCTTCTCTAAATAAACATATCACTAACACATTTCACTTTAGTTTTTTTAGTTCTGCGTTTGTAGATGTTTTAGCTGCAGAACAAACTATTCATAGTGATAAATGGTTTCAAGGAACTGCAGATGCTGTTAGGCAAAGCATGCATCACTTTTTATCTAATGATTTTGAGTACGCTTTAATACTTTCTGGAGACCAATTATATCAAATGGATTTTAATGATATGATTAAAAAACACGAAGAAAGTGGCTCTGAAATTACTATTGCAACTTATCCTGTAAATGCCAAAGATGCTACCTCATTTGGTATTTTAAAAACCAATGATGATAATGTAATTACATCATTTATAGAAAAACCAGAAGCTAAATTACTTCCTGATTGGACCTCAGATGTAGGTGAAGCTATGAAAGCTGAAGGTAGAGATTACTTAGCTTCTATGGGTATTTATATTTTTAATAGAGATTTATTAAAAAAATTAATGGATAACCCAGATACCAACGATTTTGGAAAAGAAATTATACCTCAAGCCATTCAAGAACATAAAACATTAAGCTACCAATATGAAGGATATTGGACAGATATTGGAAACATCGATTCTTTCTTTGAGGCAAATTTAGGGTTAACAGACGATGTACCTAAATTTAATTTATATGATGATAAAAAGAGCATTTATACAAGAGCTAGAATTTTACCTACATCAAAATTATCTGGAACAATCTTAAACAAAGCTTTAGTTGGTGATGGTTGTATTATTCATGCAGAAAAAATAGAACGTTCAGTAATTGGAATTCGATCTAGAATTGGTAAAAATTCATTGATTTCTAACACATATATGATGGGTAATGATTATTACGAATCACTTGAAGATGTAGAAAAAAATAAGGTAGATATTATGATGGGTATTGGAGATCGATGCTACATTCATAATTGTATCGTAGATAGAAATTGTAGAATTGGAGATGATGTACGAATAAATGGTGGTACACATATAAAAGATATAGAAACAGATACATACATGGTTAAAGAAGGTATTGTTGTTATAAAGAAAGATGCAACTATACCTAAGGGAACAATTATAGGATAATAAATAACCGAATTAGATTTTTTGTATGCAAGATCAAAGTAGAATTGTTATAGAAAATATTGCTCCTCAACTAAATTGTGGAGCTGTTTTTATAAAACGAGTTGTAAACGAAATTGTAAATGTTACTGCAGATGTTTTAGTAGATGGGCATGATGTTTTACAAGCAAGTGTTTTATATAAACATGAATCAGAAAAAACATGGTCAGAAACTAGAATGCAAGATTTAGGCAATGATGTTTATTCAGCTAGTTTCACAACAGCCAAACAAGGTTATTATACTTACAAATTACAAGGTTGGGTAGACTATGCATTAAATTGGCAACATGGAATTGAGCGTAAAATTGATGATCATCAACATGTAAGTTCTGAACTGTTAGAAGGGGCTGAATTACTAAACAATATTAAAGGTAAATTAAGTAAAGATGAAAAAGCTTACCTAACTCATTTAAAAAATATATTTAAAAATAAAGACAGTTATAGTGAAGCTATTTCAGAAGCTACATCAAACAAATTAAAATCACTTTTTATAGCTTACCCAGAAAAACTTTTAACACATACCTCTAAAGAATTACAGGTTTATGTTGATAGAGAAAAAGCTCGTTTTTCTACTTGGTATGAATTCTTTCCACGTTCATCTTCCGAAATAGAAGGTAAACATGGTACTTTTAAAGACTGTCATAGACTGCTACCAAGAATAGCAGACATGGGTTTTGATACTTTATACTTTCCTCCTATTCATCCAATAGGTGAAGTAAATAGAAAAGGTAAAAACAACACAACAAACGCTTTAGAAGGAGATGTTGGTTCAACTTGGGGTATTGGTTCTAAACATGGAGGTCATAAAGACATTCACCCAGAATTAGGTTCTTTAGAAGATTTTAAAACATTAGTTTCAGAGGCAAAATCTATGGGAATAGAAGTAGCTATGGATTATGCTTTACAAGCAGCTCCAGATCATCCTTGGGTTACAGATCATCCAGATTGGTTTAAATGGAGGCCAGATGGAACTGTGCAATATGCAGAAAATCCACCTAAAAAATACCAAGATATTTTACCAATTTATTGGGAAAGCAAAGACTTTAAAAACCTATGGAAAGAATGTTTAGACACATTATTCTATTGGATAGATTGTGGAGTTAATGTATTTAGAGTAGATAATCCTCATACAAAACCTTACTATTTTTGGGGATGGATTATTGAGCAAGTGAAGGCAAAACATCCAAATGTTTTATTTTTAGCAGAAGCATTTACCAAACCAAAAGTAATGCATCAGTTAGCAAAACAAGGTTACACACAATCGTATACTTATTTTACTTGGAGAGACTCCAAACATGAACTCATTGAGTATATGAACGAGTTAACACAAACTGATCAAAAAGAATACATGAGGCCAAATTTCTGGCCAAATACACCAGATATTAATCCTTTTCATTTGCAAGATGCACCTGAATCTAAATACATTCAGAGATATGCATTGGCTGCAACATTAAGTTCTAATATTGGAATTTATGGGCCAGTTTTTGAGCAAATGATAGATACACCAATTGTTGGTAAAGAAGAATATTACATGTCAGAGAAATTCCAA belongs to Polaribacter dokdonensis and includes:
- a CDS encoding alpha-1,4-glucan--maltose-1-phosphate maltosyltransferase — its product is MQDQSRIVIENIAPQLNCGAVFIKRVVNEIVNVTADVLVDGHDVLQASVLYKHESEKTWSETRMQDLGNDVYSASFTTAKQGYYTYKLQGWVDYALNWQHGIERKIDDHQHVSSELLEGAELLNNIKGKLSKDEKAYLTHLKNIFKNKDSYSEAISEATSNKLKSLFIAYPEKLLTHTSKELQVYVDREKARFSTWYEFFPRSSSEIEGKHGTFKDCHRLLPRIADMGFDTLYFPPIHPIGEVNRKGKNNTTNALEGDVGSTWGIGSKHGGHKDIHPELGSLEDFKTLVSEAKSMGIEVAMDYALQAAPDHPWVTDHPDWFKWRPDGTVQYAENPPKKYQDILPIYWESKDFKNLWKECLDTLFYWIDCGVNVFRVDNPHTKPYYFWGWIIEQVKAKHPNVLFLAEAFTKPKVMHQLAKQGYTQSYTYFTWRDSKHELIEYMNELTQTDQKEYMRPNFWPNTPDINPFHLQDAPESKYIQRYALAATLSSNIGIYGPVFEQMIDTPIVGKEEYYMSEKFQLCHYDWTVENNVTGIITKVNQIRKACSSLQQTNNIKFLETGNDQLIAFYKWDGNKSDETITVISLDAHHSQTGSVQLPMHDLAIHHGQKIEVKDLITNNSYNWYNEWNYIELHPNLPFHIFKINK